Proteins encoded by one window of Culicoides brevitarsis isolate CSIRO-B50_1 chromosome 2, AGI_CSIRO_Cbre_v1, whole genome shotgun sequence:
- the LOC134830645 gene encoding neogenin, which produces MHQKHAKMLKIRKIGLIIVVTTLMLAAVCHTANVQQQQLQGLEFVTEPSDIVVPEGTSVLLQCAGRLINQTTAVTSTNSKFSSSKFIKQAPNIRWRGPDGQDLGIVGDTFRTQLPNGSLYISSVDVNRGLTGAYQCLLTVDGIGTIVSRSARVSIADNPEVNQESAELYLVPGQTAYLKCLSTPLPNGVSYRIQWLKDDFPLRFDATRMTLLQSGALEIDEVLPSDRGTYQCNITSGSFNKISTKLNLNIKSPSGLPESFQAPAFATVPMSQTVREGSNLTLDCVANGNPKPQIKWLKNGEDIDLNDLDSRFQMIGTGSLQITAIVEADSGDYQCRASNSVDSLDASASVQVQVPPKFTKTPVNKVAHEKEELEFSCGITGKPTPIVQWLKNGDLITPNDYMQIVGGHNLRILGLISSDAGMFQCVGTNPAGSVQAAARLRIIETVQPKRRQHHSKKSYAKNKQKYPAFDPEKQIINQKRLLSKSVLDSLRSKDKNEFSKNSYVDPDTLLDASANDYDENSYENEDDDDDDPGTIHKIPPGVDPKNFLHALTEGGNDKNQVMNFNAPFPNTIARHHNVANTGGALAPLPGAPRDVRAQIVKPRFVTLSWDEPYKNPDEIVAYFVYYKLSTSERERKLTTTSRDERELNIQSLLPGKTYQFRVVANSNHGIGDSSESLEVRTQPEENIAGPPQNVKAYPVSHTEINVEWAPPIVTNGIISKYRIYYAEVENGVEIYADSTDTSATLSELRPYTEYAITVVPWNQNGMGDSSNEIVVRTYSSTPSEPPSNVTFETTGATSILLQWEPPPLEERNGQITGYKIRYKKPKKQSGVETTPGNIRQWELKNLERTSAYQIKIAAMTINGTGPFTEWKHAETFESDLDESQVPGKPAFIVTRPSAESVGVSWAPPTRPEIKVRGYILGWGKGIPDEDMVTLDEKVRYFELKNLEPNSEYVISLRARNNQGDGIPVYDTVRTREEAPIELPTPLEVPVGLRAIPMSGTSIVLYWTDTTLNKNQHVTDNRHYTVKYMAVSSSRVKYHNTTSLNTMISDLRPNTQYEFAVKVVKGRRESAWSMSVLNTTMQAAPVSPPRDLIIRPNEQDASTVILEWLPPKHSVGPITGYTVFYTTDTTKRDKDWIQEQVIGDKTMAIIRNLKPQYVYFFKVQTRNPKPTPFSAMVSYEVMSPMKTATSGINGIPMTALYIIIGGVSLLIIVAILITVVACRKKTTESPEHLKKSYQKNNVGIIKPPDLWIHHDQMELKNMEKNPQTVIPTPGSDIAPNSGSMTLPRNSHHEYDSTSTLSHITNSLDKRNYVPGYMGTSLVNSPMERPMYPRSQYSLQRPPHVSMDQNMMQQSQIGTLSQPSNDNHYNYDTLPPNYNNVNVTYAPGLAIDRGHSLKSFAMSGQPCGTPINNGQKTNLPAVTIRPQNASPYKKAATINTNTLTNRLQTGPIVTHSSDEIQRLHPSNSTEELNQEMANLEGLMKDLSAITASEFEC; this is translated from the exons GACTCGAATTTGTCACAGAGCCATCGGATATTGTCGTGCCTGAGGGTACTTCGGTACTTTTACAGTGTGCTGGAAGACTGATTAACCAAACGACAGCCGTTACAAGTACAAATAGCAAGTTTAGCAGTAGCAAATTCATCAAGCAAGCCCCGAACATTCGATGGCGCGGACCCGATGGACAAGATTTGGGCATCGTGGGCGATACTTTTCGCACGCAACTCCCCAACGGGTCACTTTACATCAGCTCCGTTGACGTAAATCGCGGTTTAACGGGCGCTTATCAGTGTTTACTGACAGTTGATGGCATCGGAACGATCGTGAGTCGTTCCGCTCGAGTGTCAATAGCTGACAATCCCGAAGTGAATCAAGAATCAGCGGAATTGTATCTGGTTCCCGGGCAAACGGCGTACTTGAAATGTCTTTCGACGCCGCTTCCCAATGGAGTTTCTTACAGAATTCAATGGTTGAAAGATGATTTTCCCCTGAGATTTGATGCGACGAGGATGACTTTGCTGCAATCCGGAGCATTGGAAATTGACGAGGTATTGCCGTCGGATCGGGGAACATATCAATGTAATATTACGTCGGgatctttcaataaaattagcacaaagttgaatttgaatataaaatcgCCGTCGGGATTGCCGGAAAGTTTTCAGGCGCCAGCTTTTGCGACAGTTCCAATGTCGCAGACAGTCCGTGAAGGAAGTAATTTGACGTTGGATTGCGTGGCGAATGGAAATCCGAAGCCTCAGATCAAATGGCTGAAAAATGGAGAAGATATTGATTTGAA TGACCTCGATTCACGTTTCCAAATGATCGGGACAGGATCTCTGCAAATTACAGCAATTGTGGAAGCAGATTCGGGCGATTATCAATGCAGAGCGAGCAATTCTGTGGATTCTCTCGACGCTTCTGCCTCTGTTCAGGTGCAAGTTCCTccaaaatttaccaaaactCCCGTCAACAAAGTCGCTCACGAGAAGGAAGAATTGGAATTTAGTTGCGGCATCACAGGAAAACCGACGCCGATCGTTCAATGGTTGAAAAATGGCGATTTAATTACTCCGAATGACTACATGCAGATCGTTGGAGGTCACAATTTGAGGATTTTGGGGTTGATTAGTTCGGATGCCGGCATGTTTCAATGCGTGGGAACAAATCCTGCGGGAAGTGTTCAAGCAGCAGCGAGATTGAGAATTATTGagacag TTCAACCGAAACGACGACAACATCATTCCAAAAAATCTTACgcgaaaaataagcaaaaatatcCCGCTTTTGATCCTGAGAAGCAAATTATCAACCAAAAACGGCTTCTTTCGAAGTCAGTTCTCGATAGTTTGCGTTCCAAggacaaaaatgaattttccaaaaattcttaCGTTGATCCCGACACACTTTTGGACGCCAGCGCGAACGATTACGACGAAAATTCGTACGAAAATgaagacgatgacgacgacgatccgGGCACAATTCACAAAATCCCGCCCGGCGTCGATCCAAAGAACTTTTTGCATGCCTTGACCGAGGGAGGGAACGACAAAAATCAAGTAATGAACTTTAATGCACCCTTTCCCAATACTATTGCACGCCATCACAATGTAGCAAACACCGGAGGAGCATTAGCACCGTTGCCGGGAGCTCCGCGAGATGTCAGAGCGCAAATTGTCAAGCCGCGATTCGTGACTTTGAGCTGGGATGAGCCTTACAAGAACCCGGATGAGATTGTAGCGTACTTTGTTTACTATAAATTGTCGACGAGTGAgag agagAGAAAACTAACAACGACATCACGTGACGAACGAGAATTGAACATTCAATCACTTTTGCCGGGCAAAACGTACCAATTTCGTGTCGTAGCGAACAGCAATCATGGCATCGGAGACAGTTCAGAGTCGTTGGAGGTACGAACACAGCCAGAAGAGAACATCGCAGGACCGCCACAGAACGTAAAAGCCTATCCTGTGTCTCATACTGAGATAAATGTTGAATGGGCTCCTCCGATTGTGACGAATGGGATTATTTCGAAGTACAGAATTTACTATGCTGAG gtcgAAAACGGCGTCGAAATCTACGCCGACAGCACTGACACCTCAGCTACCCTCTCCGAGCTTCGTCCTTACACGGAATATGCGATCACCGTCGTGCCATGGAATCAAAACGGCATGGGAGACTCTTCCAACGAGATTGTTGTTCGCACTTATTCATCAACGCCTTCCGAACCGCCATCAAACGTGACATTTGAAACAACTGGAGCAACTTCCATCTTGCTTCAATGGGAACCTCCTCCACTCGAAGAGCGAAATGGACAAATAACTGGCTACAAAATCCGTtacaaaaaacccaaaaagcAAAGCGGCGTCGAAACAACTCCCGGAAACATCCGCCAATGGGAACTAAAAAACCTCGAACGTACCTCCGCCTACCAAATTAAGATCGCCGCAATGACAATTAACGGCACAGGTCCTTTTACGGAATGGAAACACGCTGAAACTTTCGAAAGTGACTTGGATGAAAGTCAAGTTCCGGGCAAACCAGCGTTCATTGTGACTCGCCCGAGTGCTGAAAGTGTCGGCGTATCATGGGCACCGCCTACCAGACCCGAAATTAAGGTTCGTGGTTACATTTTGGGATGGGGAAAGGGCATTCCGGACGAAGATATGGTCACGCTTGATGAAAAAGTGCGTTATTTCGagctgaaaaatttagaacccAACAGCGAATATGTCATTTCGTTGCGGGCAAGGAACAATCAAGGCGATGGCATTCCAGTTTATGACACAGTTCGTACCAGAGAAGAGGCTCCTATTGAATTACCAACCCCGTTGGAGGTTCCTGTCGGCTTAAGAGCAATTCCCATGTCAGGAACGTCAATTGTGCTGTATTGGACTGACACGACGctcaacaaaaatcaacatgTCACCGATAACCGACATTATACCGTCAAATATATGGCAGTTTCGTCATCTCGCGTGAAATATCACAACACCACAAGTCTCAATACGATGATTTCAGACCTTCGCCCGAACACGCAGTACGAATTTGCGGTAAAAGTTGTCAAGGGACGTCGCGAATCCGCATGGTCCATGAGTGTTTTGAACACAACGATGCAAGCGGCGCCCGTTTCTCCGCCTCGCGACTTGATAATTCGCCCAAATGAGCAAGATGCCTCTACGGTAATCCTCGAATGGCTTCCTCCGAAGCACAGTGTCGGTCCAATAACGGGTTATACGGTCTTTTATACGACTGACACAACCAAACGGGATAAAGATTGGATCCAAGAACAAGTGATTGGCGACAAAACAATGGCAATTATTCGAAATCTCAAGCCGCAATACgtttatttcttcaaagttCAAACGAGAAACCCCAAACCGACACCTTTTTCAGCGATGGTATCTTATGAAGTCATGTCCCCCATGAAAACTGCAACGTCGGGCATCAATGGAATACCCATGACGGCACTTTATATCATCATCGGAGGCGTTTCGCTGTTGATAATTGTCGCAATTCTCATCACAGTAGTGGCTTGTCGCAAGAAAACGACCGAATCTCCCGAACATTTGAAGAAAAGTTATCAGAAAAACAACGTTGGCATCATAAAACCGCCAGATTTGTGGATTCATCATGACCAAATGGAGCTCAAGAACATGGAAAAGAACCCACAAACGGTAATTCCGACGCCAGGAAGCGATATCGCGCCAAATTCGGGCTCCATGACACTCCCGCGGAACTCGCATCATGAGTATGACAGTACAAGTACCCTTTCGCACATCACAAATTCGCTGGATAAGAGGAATTATGTGCCAGGTTACATGG GAACGTCTTTGGTGAACTCTCCAATGGAACGCCCGATGTATCCTCGGTCCCAATATAGTCTCCAACGACCGCCGCATGTCTCCATGGATCAAAATATGATGCAACAGTCACAAATTGGCACTTTATCTCAACCATCGAACGATAATCACTACAATTACGATACACTGCCCCCTAATTACAA cAATGTAAATGTCACATACGCCCCTGGATTAGCGATCGATCGTGGGCATTCGCTCAAAAGTTTTGCCATGTCGGGACAACCGTGCGGAACTCCCATCAATAATGGTCAAAAAACGAACT tGCCTGCTGTAACAATCCGACCTCAAAACGCCTCGCCATACAAGAAGGCAGCCACTATCAACACCAATACCCTCACAAATCGCTTACAAACTGGTCCAATTGTCACACATTCCTCCGATGAGATTCAACGATTGCATCCGAGCAACTCCACGGAGGAGCTAAATCAGGAAATGGCAAATTTAGAAGGTCTTATGAAGGATTTGAGCGCCATTACAGCCAGTGAATTCGAGTGTTAA
- the LOC134830646 gene encoding neutral ceramidase, whose product MGYANMAQRGKGIHLRQFARTFIVGDQTTNDRIVFVSVDAAMMGHNVKRGVIERLAATYGPDLYRMDNVIISGTHTHSAPGGFLSYLMYDMSILGFVKDSYVALVEGIVESIDAAHKNMRYGRIFIDEVDVEDANINRSPIAYENNPQSEREKYGHNTDKKLVQLRFENLDKKVLGAFNWFAVHPVSMNNTNRLVSSDNVGYASILLEKEKNGRETLVGDGDFVGAFASSNLGDVSPNIMGPKCEKTGNSCDILTSKCPKGEGPCFASGPGKDMMESTKIIGSRIYEAASKLLNSKKGREILGPLQSMHQTIDMASARGFFNNSVTNKVDEYQGCLPAMGYSFAAGTTDGPGLFTFDQGTTTDNPLWNLMRDFLAEPTEEDIQCHSPKPILLMTGKATFPYDWTPRIVPTQVVRLGNVVLAAFPGELTTMSGRRMREHIKNTVKSETGDDVEVIIAGLSNLYTSYVATPEEYEIQRYEAASTLYGKHTLTIYLKQFEDITRAMCRNEQLPAGPEQPNLSDKQISLNPPVLYDGHAAGKDYGDVLVEPLLTYEKGDEVYVRFISGNPRNKVIRNGSYFTVEQKQQDGSWKVKYTDADWDTRFVWKRTNTIMGWSEISFFWNIADDAEEGTYRIQHFGWYQYILGGKYRYSGTSREFIVE is encoded by the exons ATGGGTTATGCGAACATGGCACAACGCGGCAAAGGCATCCATTTGCGACAATTTGCCCGTACCTTCATCGTGGGCGATCAAACAACCAACGACAGAATCGTTTTTGTGAGTGTTGATGCCGCCATGATGGGTCACAATGTGAAACGAGGG gtaaTTGAAAGATTAGCTGCTACTTACGGTCCCGATTTGTATCGCATGGACAACGTTATCATCAGcggaacacacacacatagcGCTCCAGGTGGTTTCTTATCGTATCTGATGTATGACATGTCAATTTTGGGCTTTGTCAAAGACTCGTATGTCGCTCTCGTGGAAGGAATTGTCGAAAGTATCGATGCTGCCCACAAAAATATGCGGTACGGGCGCATTTTTATCGATGAAGTCGACGTCGAAGATGCAAATATCAACAGAAGTCCCATCGCGTATGAGAATAATCCGCAATCTGAACGCGAAAAATACGGCCATAACACGGATAAAAAGCTCGTACAGCTGAGATTTGagaatttggataaaaaagtACTTGGAGCGTTCAATTGGTTTGCCGTTCATCCGGTTTCGATGAACAACACGAATCGACTTGTGTCCTCAGATAACGTCGGATATGCCTCGATTTTGCtggaaaaggagaaaaatggcAGAGAAACGCTCGTCGGCGACGGAGATTTTGTTGGAGCGTTCGCTTCGTCGAATTTGGGAGACGTTTCTCCGAACATCATGGGTccaaaatgcgaaaaaaccGGAAATTCTTGCGATATTTTGACCTCCAAATGTCCCAAAGGAGAAGGTCCTTGCTTCGCATCGGGACCCGGAAAGGACATGATggaaagtacaaaaattatcgGAAGTCGTATTTATGAAGCTGCCTCGAAATTGCTGAATTCGAAGAAGGGACGTGAAATTTTGGGACCTCTTCAGTCGATGCACCAAACGATCGATATGGCTTCAGCTCGgggatttttcaacaattccgTGACAAATAAAGTTGACGAGTACCAAGGATGTCTTCCGGCAATGGGATACAGTTTCGCCGCAGGAACTACTGACGGCCCGGGACTTTTTACCTTCGATCAAGGCACAACCACGGACAATCCTTTGTGGAATTTGATGCGAGATTTCTTAGCAGAACCCACAGAAGAGGATATTCAATGCCATTCACCGAAGCCAATCCTATTGATGACCGGAAAAGCTACTTTTCCGTATGACTGGACCCCGAGAATTGTCCCGACGCAAGTTGTAAGACTCGGAAATGTCGTTCTCGCTGCTTTTCCGGGCGAATTGACGACTATGTCAGGGCGACGGATGCGAGAACACATCAAAAATACCGTAAAATCCGAAACTGGCGACGATGTCGAAGTCATTATCGCAGGTTTGTCGAATCTTTATACGAGTTATGTCGCCACGCCGGAAGAATATGAGATTCAACGATATGAAGCGGCAAGTACTTTGTATGGAAAACACACTTTAACGATTTATCTGAAGCAATTTGAGGACATAACTCGTGCCATGTGTCGAAATGAGCAACTTCCAGCTGGTCCGGAACAACCGAATTTGAGTGACAAGCAAATTTCGTTGAATCCGCCGGTTTTGTATGATGGACATGCTGCGGGAAAGGATTATGGAGACGTTTTAGTAGAGCCTTTGTTGACGTATGAGAAGGGAGATGAGGTTTACGTGAGATTTATTAGCGGCAATCCACGGAATAAAGTCATCAGGAACGGGAGTTACTTCACGGTTGAGCAAAAACAGCAAGATGGCAGTTGGAAAGTTAAGTACACGGATGCTGATTGGGATACaag atTTGTGTGGAAAAGAACAAACACGATAATGGGTTGGAGTGAAATCAGCTTCTTTTGGAATATTGCGGATGATGCGGAGGAAGGAACTTACAGAATTCAACATTTTGGATGGTATCAGTACATTTTGGGAGGCAAATATCGTTACAGTGGCACGTCACGAGAGTTTATTgtagaataa